The Humulus lupulus chromosome 3, drHumLupu1.1, whole genome shotgun sequence genome window below encodes:
- the LOC133822272 gene encoding protein NOI4-like isoform X2, with the protein MATQQQQRGNGRPLPKFGEWDVNDPASAEGFTVIFNKARDEKKTGGNSKNGAMALPPKYADLKQSHESKYSKKSKWWFCCG; encoded by the exons ATGGCAACT cagcagcagcagcgtgGGAATGGGAGGCCTCTTCCAAAATTTGGGGAATGGGATGTGAATGATCCAGCCTCGGCTGAAGGGTTTACTGTCATATTCAACAAAGCTAGAGATGAAAAGAAGACTGGTGGGAATTCCAAGAACGGAGCAATGGCATTACCTCCCAAATATGCTGACCTTAAACAAAGCCACGAATCAAAGTACTCAAAAAAG AGCAAATGGTGGTTTTGCTGCGGTTAA
- the LOC133822272 gene encoding protein NOI4-like isoform X3 translates to MATQQQRGNGRPLPKFGEWDVNDPASAEGFTVIFNKARDEKKTGGNSKNGAMALPPKYADLKQSHESKYSKKSKWWFCCG, encoded by the exons ATGGCAACT cagcagcagcgtgGGAATGGGAGGCCTCTTCCAAAATTTGGGGAATGGGATGTGAATGATCCAGCCTCGGCTGAAGGGTTTACTGTCATATTCAACAAAGCTAGAGATGAAAAGAAGACTGGTGGGAATTCCAAGAACGGAGCAATGGCATTACCTCCCAAATATGCTGACCTTAAACAAAGCCACGAATCAAAGTACTCAAAAAAG AGCAAATGGTGGTTTTGCTGCGGTTAA
- the LOC133822272 gene encoding protein NOI4-like isoform X1, with amino-acid sequence MATQQQQQRGNGRPLPKFGEWDVNDPASAEGFTVIFNKARDEKKTGGNSKNGAMALPPKYADLKQSHESKYSKKSKWWFCCG; translated from the exons ATGGCAACT cagcagcagcagcagcgtgGGAATGGGAGGCCTCTTCCAAAATTTGGGGAATGGGATGTGAATGATCCAGCCTCGGCTGAAGGGTTTACTGTCATATTCAACAAAGCTAGAGATGAAAAGAAGACTGGTGGGAATTCCAAGAACGGAGCAATGGCATTACCTCCCAAATATGCTGACCTTAAACAAAGCCACGAATCAAAGTACTCAAAAAAG AGCAAATGGTGGTTTTGCTGCGGTTAA
- the LOC133822271 gene encoding uncharacterized protein LOC133822271 produces the protein MRSLTFNYWATSTMSMGASTNPPHCITSTFIGGTFKVSYYVQKALFPRFHRGLTCNPRAFARRNSVKKLKKNRQPLQSVADISPKDEFGLEDDSKLDPSDSSAVQKLNMVPSRDTVLQACTVTSGLIAALGVVLRQVSHFASTEGLPILDCSSKVSFDFEMWHLQLLTGLVVVISSSRYLLLKTWPDFAESSEAANRQVLTSLQPLDYLVVAFFPGISEELLFRGALLPLFGFDWKSVLVVAALFGVLHIGGGRKYSFAVWATFVGLMYGYATLLSSSLIVPMASHAMNNLVGGILWRYENESNSSEQ, from the exons ATGAGGTCACTGACTTTTAACTATTGGGCGACCAGTACCATGTCCATGGGTGCTTCCACAAACCCACCTCATTGTATAACTTCTACCTTCATAG GTGGGACTTTTAAAGTAAGCTATTATGTGCAAAAGGCTTTATTTCCCAGGTTTCACAGA GGCCTTACCTGTAATCCCAGGGCATTTGCGAGACGAAACTCAGTGAAGAAATTGAAAAAGAATAGGCAACCACTTCAAAGTGTTGCTGACATTTCTCCTAAAGATGAATTTGGTCTAGAAGATGACTCAAAACTTGACCCTTCTGATAGTTCAGCTGTACAAAAACTGAATATGGTTCCGTCGAGGGATACAGTACTTCAGGCATGCACTGTTACATCTGGCTTGATAGCTGCTTTGGGTGTAGTGCTTCGACAA GTATCACATTTTGCATCAACAGAAGGATTGCCAATACTTGATTGTTCCTCGAAAGTATCAT ttgattttgagatgtgGCATCTTCAGTTGCTTACAGGATTAGTTGTAGTGATATCGTCAAGCCGATATCTTTTATTGAAGACATGGCCAGATTTTGCTGAGTCTAGTGAAGCTGCCAATCGGCAG GTCCTTACATCACTACAGCCATTAGATTACTTGGTTGTTGCTTTTTTTCCTGGGATTAGCGAG GAACTTCTTTTTCGTGGTGCATTATTGCCACTTTTCGGATTTGATTGGAAGAGTGTCTTGGTGGTTGCTGCCCTGTTTGGAGTTCTGCACATTGGAGGTGGCCGGAAGTATTCGTTTGCTGTCTG GGCAACTTTTGTTGGGCTTATGTATGGCTATGCAACCCTTCTTTCTTCCAGCTTGATTGTACCTATGGCTTCACACGCAATGAACAACTTGGTTGGCGGAATTTTATGGCGCTATGAAAATGAATCAAATTCATCAGAGCAATAG
- the LOC133823721 gene encoding uncharacterized protein LOC133823721: MDSPNSANSYDNMSLEDIIIAECTDDHDDQYFKAFKDGGSSTRQGRKRAHIDRGHVEGHQLGRRGLSPLQKCTAAMRILAYGAPADYVDEYVRSGETTAIECLVNFVRGVNEIFRAEYLRRPNDGDIRCLLQIGEEWKNCPVAWKGQFTRGDHGRPTIMLEVVASQDLWIWHAFFGVPGSNNDLNVLNQSPLFTEILQGQAPRVEFTINGTQYNKGYYLADGIYPEWGTFVKTIPLPQGEKIKLFAQCQEAVRKDVERAFGLLQSRFAIVRGPAHFWQRDVLKDIMYACIILHNIIIEDERDAYESLVDFNYDDGPTDTPTVEVLHGPISDFPTMLQRNAEIRDRNIHRNLQADLVEHIWSKFGNYFN; encoded by the exons ATGGATTCGCCAAATTCTGCGAATTCATACGATAATATGAGTCTAGAGGATATCATAATTGCAGAGTGTACTGACGATCATGATGATCAATATTTCAAAGCTTTCAAGGATGGGGGTAGCTCAACAAGGCAAGGAAGAAAGAGAGCCCATATTGATAGGGGTCATGTAGAAGGACATCAAC TCGGTAGAAGAGGGCTTTCACCATTACAGAAGTGCACCGCTGCAATGCGAATATTAGCATATGGAGCGCCTGCTGattatgttgatgagtatgttcgaAGTGGTGAAACCACCGCTATTGAATGTCTAGTAAATTTCGTTCGGGGAGTGAATGAGATTTTTCGTGCTGAATATTTGAGACGACCCAATGATGGGGACATTCGTTGCTTACTTCAAATAGGGGAG GAATGGAAAAATTGCCCAGTTGCATGGAAAGGACAATTCACGCGAGGTGATCACGGCAGGCCAACAATCATGCTCGAAGTAGTTGCATCACAAGATCTCTGGATATGGCATGCATTTTTTGGTGTTCCGGGATCCAATAATGATCTGAACGTGTTAAATCAATCCCCATTATTCACTGAAATCTTACAAGGGCAAGCTCCAAGAGTTGAGTTTACAATAAATGGCACACAATACAACAAGGGGTACTATCTAGCAGATGGTATCTATCCAGAGTGGGGTACATTTGTTAAAACTATCCCACTACCTCaaggagagaaaataaaattatttgctcAATGCCAAGAAGCGGTACGTAAAGATGTTGAGCGAGCATTTGGATTACTTCAATCTCGTTTTGCTATTGTACGAGGACCAGCACATTTTTGGCAAAGAGATGTTCTCAAAGATATTATGTATGCATGTATCATATTGCACAATATTATTATCGAGGATGAAAGAGATGCATATGAGAGTTTGGttgattttaattatgatgaCGGCCCTACAGACACCCCAACAGTTGAAGTATTGCATGGACCTATTTCTGACTTCCCGACAATGCTGCAAAGAAATGCTGAAATTCGTGATAGAAATATTCATCGCAATCTTCAAGCAGACTTGGTGGAACACATATGGTCAAAAtttggaaattattttaattag